A genomic region of Pseudoxanthomonas suwonensis contains the following coding sequences:
- a CDS encoding alpha/beta hydrolase, whose translation MRGIVRWYAVLWLLLLLSPVQAWGHDGAGQGHLQETLLLPSRHVPQRAVRIWLPPGYPEPGRRYPVLYMHDGQNVFARAPSSGSGFGSWETELAMERLLAQDRIRPAIVVAIDNTSNRTGEYMPEAAYRMAQARDRPVGSSRGALVGEQDIRSDAYLRFIVGELKPYVDAHYRTGPGPEDTFIMGSSMGGLISLYAISEYPEVFGAAAALSTHWPIGDGITVEYLRTRLPDPATHRLYLDRGTETLDASYGVYQDQVDRLLEERGYVKGRGFESRVFEGAEHNETSWAQRLEIPLEFLLGE comes from the coding sequence GTGCGTGGAATCGTCCGGTGGTATGCCGTGCTGTGGCTGTTGCTGCTGCTGTCGCCGGTGCAGGCCTGGGGCCACGACGGTGCCGGGCAGGGCCACCTGCAGGAAACGCTGCTGCTGCCTTCCCGCCACGTGCCGCAACGGGCGGTACGGATATGGCTGCCACCCGGCTACCCGGAGCCGGGCCGGCGCTATCCGGTGCTGTACATGCACGACGGCCAGAACGTGTTCGCCCGCGCGCCGTCGAGCGGTTCGGGCTTCGGCAGTTGGGAGACCGAGCTGGCGATGGAACGGTTGCTCGCCCAGGACCGGATCCGCCCGGCCATCGTGGTGGCCATCGACAACACGTCCAACCGCACCGGCGAGTACATGCCCGAGGCGGCCTACCGGATGGCCCAGGCGCGGGACCGGCCCGTCGGTTCCAGCCGTGGTGCCCTGGTCGGCGAGCAGGACATCCGGTCCGATGCCTATCTCCGGTTCATCGTCGGGGAACTCAAGCCCTACGTCGATGCGCACTACCGCACCGGGCCGGGGCCGGAGGACACTTTCATCATGGGGTCGAGCATGGGTGGGCTGATCTCTCTGTACGCCATCTCGGAGTACCCGGAGGTATTCGGCGCCGCCGCCGCGCTGTCGACCCACTGGCCGATCGGCGACGGCATCACGGTCGAGTACCTGCGCACCCGCTTGCCCGATCCCGCCACGCATCGCCTCTATCTCGACCGGGGTACCGAAACACTGGACGCGAGCTACGGGGTCTACCAGGACCAGGTCGACCGCCTCCTGGAGGAACGGGGCTACGTGAAGGGGCGCGGTTTCGAGAGCCGGGTCTTCGAGGGCGCCGAGCACAACGAGACCAGCTGGGCGCAGCGTCTGGAGATTCCGCTGGAGTTCCTGCTGGGCGAGTAG